Proteins encoded by one window of Agelaius phoeniceus isolate bAgePho1 chromosome 3, bAgePho1.hap1, whole genome shotgun sequence:
- the UCN gene encoding urocortin, whose amino-acid sequence MPAVWCTQGGCQQERGAPAATSPFGSGAGAPTEHPASSTALPAPVPSFYDSQDLAGAAAALGASAASAPRFDLGTARSARTPSHGRAGGPTRDRPVPELPVLGVSPPPPRDPPRRPEPCFGRRCSARPFRSGTRGFHAEKPRLSPVQLTAGSPGAHRELTGSSPAPVSQRVPAVQHRGQRRRMRLEMRQRRERVRGDRGTGETGEARVSTAQGTCSHRPRRASLVGIRTEPEQRLPKPARAGSAAPPRPPPPSRRRGAAPRRSGAPVSPAPAARCVPGADVSPGSRADITPGRAAGSAPAGPIALAAPPAPAGTGHGHSAPGAEGPRMRRALLTLLLLLARPPPAAARPATTDGSIPAAGTGDQDPPLWPPLAPPPPGQWRGRRDEPPLSIDLTFHLLRHLLLLARAQSQRARADSNRRILDAVGR is encoded by the exons ATGCCAGCAGTGTGGTGCACTCAGGGGGGCTGCCAACAAGAGCgtggagccccagcagccacctCACCATTTGGCAGCGGTGCCGGTGCCCCGACGGAACACCCTGCATCCAGCACGGCGCTGCCAGCTCCGGTGCCTTCATTCTATGACTCACAGGACTTGGCCGGTGCTGCCGCTGCGCTCGGGGCGTCtgcggcctcggccccgcggttTGACCTCGGCACCGCCCGCTCTGCCCGGACACCGAGCCACGGCCGGGCTGGGGGTCCCACCCGTGACCGTCCTGTCCCGGAGCTGCCGGTGCTCGGGGTGTCCCCGCCTCCGCCCAGGGATCCCCCCCGCCGTCCCGAGCCCTGCTTTGGACGCCGCTGCTCGGCGCGGCCGTTCCGCTCGGGAACGCGAGGGTTCCACGCCGAGAAGCCGCGGCTCAGCCCGGTACAGCTCACTGCGGGCTCACCGGGAGCTCACCGGGAGCTCACCGGGAGCTCACCGGCCCCGGTGTCCCAGCGCGTCCCGGCCGTTCAGCACCGCGGACAGCGGCGGAGAATGAGGCTGGAGATGCGGCAGCGCCGCGAGAGGGTTCGGGGGGACCGGGGGACCGGGGAAACCGGGGAAGCGAGGGTTAGCACGGCCCAAGGCACCTGCTCTCACCGGCCCCGCCGTGCCTCTTTGGTGGGCATCAGAACAGAGCCGGAGCAGCGGCTCCCGAAACCGGCGAGAGCGGGCTCTGCCGCTCCCCCCCGTCCCCCACCCCCGTCCCGCCGCCGGGGGGCCGCTCCCCGCCGCTCCGGTGCCCCCGTgtcccccgcccccgccgcccggTGCGTGCCCGGCGCTGACGTCAGCCCGGGCTCCCGGGCCGATATAACCCCCGGCCGCGCCGCCGGCTCAGCTCCCGCGGGACCGATCGCGCTCGCTGCGCCGCCGGCACCGGCAGGAACAGGGCACGGGCACAGCGCACCGG GTGCAGAGGGACCGAGGATGCGGCGGGCACTGctcaccctcctgctgctgctcgcccgcccgccgcccgccgccgcccgccccgccacCACCGACGGCTCCATCCCGGCGGCCGGGACCGGCGATCAGGACCCGCCGCTGTGGCCGCCGCTggcgccgccgcccccggggcAGTGGCGAGGGCGGCGGGACGAGCCGCCGCTCTCCATCGACCTCACGTTCCACCTCCTGCGGCACCTCCTGCTGCTCGCCCGCGCCCAGAGCCAGCGCGCCCGCGCCGACTCCAACCGCCGCATCCTCGACGCCGTGGGGCGCTGA